GCCAGCTTGAGCGCGAGTTGAACGACGTGCAGTTCCAGCCCCGCTCCCTATTGGATTTCTACGCGGCGGAGGGGGAAGGGCGCGTTCCCACCGCCGACCTGCTCGCCCACTTCCCGGACCTGGCCGACGTGGTTGATCCCCACGCCCTCCCCTTTGCGCGGGTGGACGAGGACGCCGCCACCTACCGCCCCGGCTCGGTCGCCCTCGCGTGTGGGCAGGGGGCGGTGCGTGCCGGGGCCGACCTCCTCCTCAACACCCACGCGGCCTTGATCCCCGGCGGCGTGTGTCTGGAGCGCCTGACCGTCACGAACACGCACGAGGTCGTCACCCACGAGACGCACGAGGTCCGTGCCGGGGTGGTGATCGTGGCGCTGGGGGCGGAGGGACCACACGCCGCCGAACACGATCTGGGGGCGCACACGGGGCACGGACGGGCGTACCGGCAGTCACCGCGCCTGAACGTCCCGACCACCGACGCCACCCCAACCCTGCGCGCGGGCGGCCTGACCCTGCGTCCGCAGAACGGCGGCTTCACGCTGGTTCCACCCATCCATCACCGGGACCCACACGGGTATGTCCCCGTCGGTGGGCGGCTGACCGGCGTGCCCGTCGGCGTGCGGCGCGAGACGCTGGAGGACCTGATCGGCCTGATGGACGCTCTGCCCGCCCTCGCCACGGGGGCACTGGAGGTGGGCCGCAGCCTCGCCGACGTGCCCGGCGCGTGGGTCGCCCTGCCGGGGGGCCGCGCGGACACTCCGCCCACCCACGAGGAGGTCGCGCCCGGCGTTCATCTCCTGCTCGGCGGGCCGCTCGCCGACACGCTGGGGATGGCGGTGGCGTATGACCTCGCGGCGCGGGTGGCGGGGGTGGAGGGGAGGCCGTGGGAGAGGTGAGGGATGAGGGTGAGGGGTTAGGACAGCTCGGCCTCAGCCGCTCCTTCTCTTCATCCCGTCCCATGAGGCGAAAAGCCTGTCCGTGTCCCTCCCACCGTGTGTCCTCAGCATTCATGGAACGAGGCAGCGGCTTTGAGCATCAGCCAACCTGCCTTCCAGCACCTCCCGTCAATCCAGAAACGCCACGAAGCGGGCACCCGGTGCCTCGTTCTCGGTATTCATGAGGACGCGGTGCCAGCCGGGGAGGCGCAGGGTCGCGTGGTCGGGGTGGCGGACCTCGCCGCGCACGTAGAGTTCGGGGTCGCGGACCCGCGTTTCCCAGGCCCACGTCCGGGCGTTCGGGGTGCGCTCCAACAGCCGCGCGTGTTCGGCGGGCGTGAGAGGGCGGCGGTGGCGGCGGGAGACGTACACGACCTCGCCACCCAGCCGGGCCGCCTCGGCGCAGCGGTGGGGCTGGCTGCCGGGGCCACGCTGGAGGGGTTCGTCCCGCCGCACCCGCTCGGCGGGCACCATAAGGCTGGGGACGGGCACGAAGAACCACTCGCCCTGCCGCAGCGAGGCGGCGTTGTGGCGGCGCAGACGGTGGCGGGACCGCACGCACAGCCGCTCCTCGTGGGCGCGGACGGCGGCGGGCTTGAGCGCCCCCATCGCGGTGATCACGTCGCGGACGCCCTCGCCGGGCACGGCGGCTGTGAAGAGGTGCCGCTCGTCGAAGCCGCACAGGAACTTGTCCTTGCGCCCGTCGGTGCGGGCCATCAGGAGCAGTTGCCGCAGCTCGGGGCGCACGTCGAGCACGCTCAATTCGGGCGGGTCGTCGGGGAGGCGGACGAGGAAATGCTCGCCGTGGCGGTCGCGGTCCACATCGATGGAGAAGGAGGGGCGGAGGAAGCGGCCCGCGCTGGGGGCCGGGGCGACCTTGACGCGCTGATCAAGCCGCGCGAAGGACCGCTCCAGGCC
This genomic window from Deinococcus sp. YIM 134068 contains:
- a CDS encoding FAD-dependent oxidoreductase — translated: MTGRAKATGRVWAHVGQTFVEREYDVVILGAGRMGAACALFLRRLAPGLRLLLAERGGLPNEEGATILAPGVWTGLDVPPGREREAVWDRSQLERELNDVQFQPRSLLDFYAAEGEGRVPTADLLAHFPDLADVVDPHALPFARVDEDAATYRPGSVALACGQGAVRAGADLLLNTHAALIPGGVCLERLTVTNTHEVVTHETHEVRAGVVIVALGAEGPHAAEHDLGAHTGHGRAYRQSPRLNVPTTDATPTLRAGGLTLRPQNGGFTLVPPIHHRDPHGYVPVGGRLTGVPVGVRRETLEDLIGLMDALPALATGALEVGRSLADVPGAWVALPGGRADTPPTHEEVAPGVHLLLGGPLADTLGMAVAYDLAARVAGVEGRPWER